In the genome of Streptomyces sp. SLBN-118, the window ACGGCCGATGGCCCGTACGGCGGATCCGCGGCCGTTGATGGCGCGTGTCGAGGAGACCCTGGGCCAGTACCGCAGCGCGGCGGAGGACCTGGCGGCCGGGCGGACGGACGGCGGGACATTCCACCGCCGGACGCGGGGGCTGCGGGTGGGGATGGTCGTGGACGGCGAGTCGGTCTGGCTGTACGACGCCGAGCACGAGCGGTGGGTCTACTGCGACGGGACGCGGCTTCGGACCTACGCGACGCCCTCGGGGCCCGCGGCCGGGGCATCGCCGTCGGGGACCGGTACCGCGGCGCCTGCGGAACCGACGCGGGTGGTCGGCCGGGACGAGGTGGACCAGACCCGTGAGGTGCCGCCCGCCGGGGGCTCTCCCGGCCATCCGCCCACGCGGCCCGGTGAGCCCTGATGGCCGGTGCCCCGCGTGACACCGGCCTGCCCACGGGAAGGCCCTCGGAGCTGATCGGAAAGCAGATCGCGGGCTATCTCGTCGAGAGCGAGATCGGCCGCGGTGGCATGGCGGTCGTCTACCGCGCCAAGGACCTGCGGCTCGACCGCACGGTCGCGCTGAAACTGCTCGCCCCCGAACTCGCCCGCAACGACACCTTCCGCAAGCGCTTCACGCACGAGTCACGGGTCGCCGCCGCCATCGACCACCCGCACATCGTGCCGGTCTTCGAGGCCGGTGAGACCGACGGCATTCTCTACATCGCCATGCGCTATGTCGCCGGACAGGATCTGCGCGCTCTCCTGGATCGCAAGGGTCCGCTCTCGGTGCATGCGGCCGGCCGGATAGCCGCACAGGTGGCGTCCGCGCTCGACGCCGCCCACGACCACGATCTGGTGCACCGTGACGTCAAACCGGGCAACATCCTGGTCGCGGCGGGCACGGACAGCGACCACCCCGAGCATGTCTACCTCACCGACTTCGGGCTGACGAAGAAGTCGCTGTCGCTGACCGGGTTCACGACGGTCGGCCAGTTCGTCGGGACCCTCGACTATGTGGCCCCGGAGCAGATCTCGGGCCGTCCGGTGGACGGCCGGTGCGATGTCTACAGCCTGGCCTGTGTCGTCCACGAGATGATGGCGGGCGCCCCGCCCTTCCAGCGCGACGACGACATGGCGCTGCTGTGGGCCCACCAGTACGACCCGCCGCCGCCGCTGACCGAACAGCGCCCCGATCTCCCGGCCGCCGTCGACGCCGTACTGGCGCGGGCTCTCGCCAAGTCGCCCGACGAGCGGTACGACAGCTGCCTGGCGTTCGTGTCCGCGCTGCGCCTCGCCGGCACCGTGGCGCAGGCGGGCGGTGGCCACCCGCCGACGAAGGTGGATGTGGGCGCGGCCAAAGGAGTTCAGGAACCCGGTCCGCCGCCTCTGCCGCCGCAATGGGCGAGGCCGGCGTTCCCCGGGCTCGGGCCCGACGGGTGACGGCCGCCCGGCCGGCGGATCAGATCTCGCCCCTGCGATGCACGCGGGAGGCGAGCAGACTGCCGAGAAAGCCGGTGACCAGCCCCCACACGACGGCCAGGCCGAGCGCGGTCCACAACTGCGGCTCCAGCCTCACCACTCCGGCCAGTCCGCCGCCGAGGTCGCCGATGCCGAGCAGGGACAGGCCGTAGCGAGCGTCGACCGGGACGACCAGGCAGATGGTCAGCACCGTGAGGGTGAGCCCCACGGCCATGTGCACGGCGTGCTGCCAGGCCCGCATCCGGGCCGGTGAACGCACGGCCATCACGAACGCAGCGCCCAGCAGCATGACCGCGGCCACGACGACGAGCCACCACGCCCGCCCGTCGTAGTCGGAGAGCGAGTCGACATTGAGCGTGGAGTTCTCGGGCGTACGGAGAACCGAGTCGAGCACCTGCGGCATGGGCAGCCCGAAGGGGCCCTCGACCCTTCCCTCCCACGAGGCGCCGAGACCCAGGGTGAGGGCGAGCCAGACGAGGTTGGGCAGTCCGAGCAGGATCACGGCGAAGGTCTCGGCGGCGTGGCCGCGAGTGGCGGCGACGACGAGGCCGATGACCACGCCGACGACGACGTAGGCGAGGAGCAGCACGACCATGGCGAAGGCGGCCGGGCGCACCGACTCCTGGAAACGCACCAGCCGGGCGGGGAGCGGGGCCTTGCGTGACACGAGCAGGGCGAGGACGAGGAGGCCCGCGAGCCAGACCAGTCCGAGGACGAGCGTGAGCGGGATGTCGGCGCGGAACCCGACCTGGGGCGAGGCGTCCAGCAGATCGCCGATGTCACCGATGGTTCCTTCGCCGAGCGGGATGTCGAACGTGTGGCGGGCCAGGACCGCGAGGCCGATGAGCGCCAGGGCCCACAGCACCGCCAAACGGGCGGCCCAGCCCACGAGTTCACGGGTACCGGCGACGGCACGGTTGCGCAGGGGACGCAGAAAGCCGGCGGCGATGACCAGAGCCCCGGCGAGGGTGACCGACAGTGGCAGAACGTTGAGGTCGGCCTTGGTTTCGGCGATGAATCCGGCGTCTCCCGAGAGATCCACGGTGCCGCCGACGGCCATGACGGCGACGGCAGCGACGACGCTCGCGAAGGCGTTTCCGGGAAGGTCGGCGGCGCCGGCGGCCCACAGGCCGAGCGCGGCGGTTGCGAAGAGGGCGATCACCCCTGCGAGCACCGCAACCAGGGCGTCGCCCCAGCCCGGGGAGGCACGCGTCGTACGGCTGCGACAGCCCGTTTCCTGGAAGCTCAC includes:
- a CDS encoding serine/threonine-protein kinase; the encoded protein is MAGAPRDTGLPTGRPSELIGKQIAGYLVESEIGRGGMAVVYRAKDLRLDRTVALKLLAPELARNDTFRKRFTHESRVAAAIDHPHIVPVFEAGETDGILYIAMRYVAGQDLRALLDRKGPLSVHAAGRIAAQVASALDAAHDHDLVHRDVKPGNILVAAGTDSDHPEHVYLTDFGLTKKSLSLTGFTTVGQFVGTLDYVAPEQISGRPVDGRCDVYSLACVVHEMMAGAPPFQRDDDMALLWAHQYDPPPPLTEQRPDLPAAVDAVLARALAKSPDERYDSCLAFVSALRLAGTVAQAGGGHPPTKVDVGAAKGVQEPGPPPLPPQWARPAFPGLGPDG
- a CDS encoding streptophobe family protein; amino-acid sequence: MSFQETGCRSRTTRASPGWGDALVAVLAGVIALFATAALGLWAAGAADLPGNAFASVVAAVAVMAVGGTVDLSGDAGFIAETKADLNVLPLSVTLAGALVIAAGFLRPLRNRAVAGTRELVGWAARLAVLWALALIGLAVLARHTFDIPLGEGTIGDIGDLLDASPQVGFRADIPLTLVLGLVWLAGLLVLALLVSRKAPLPARLVRFQESVRPAAFAMVVLLLAYVVVGVVIGLVVAATRGHAAETFAVILLGLPNLVWLALTLGLGASWEGRVEGPFGLPMPQVLDSVLRTPENSTLNVDSLSDYDGRAWWLVVVAAVMLLGAAFVMAVRSPARMRAWQHAVHMAVGLTLTVLTICLVVPVDARYGLSLLGIGDLGGGLAGVVRLEPQLWTALGLAVVWGLVTGFLGSLLASRVHRRGEI